CACAGTATTTTTTTGCGTATTTTCCCTGAATACCTTTACTGAAATCATATTCTTCAAGCATATCTCGATCTTTTTGCATTCTCTTCATATTGTTTCCTTTCATTTTTTGTTGCCTTTCTTGAGCTTATTATTCTAATTTTATCCTCTCTTCCTGTATGAACAGTTACTAACACACGATGTTTAACTGAATTCCCAATTAAAATAAATCTGTCTTCTTGCTCAGAATGTAGAGGATCATAGATTGTTAATGATAGTGTATCGCTAAAAGTTGTGCTGGCTTCATCAAAAGATATCCCATGGACATTTATATTCTTAATTGCTTTTCTTGGATCCCACTCAAATAATAACATATTTCATTTTACCAATTCATCTTGAGTGTTAATATTTTATTTGTCTAACGATAGAGCTCACCTGCCGCCAACAGGCTGGGCACAAAACTTTGAAAAACCACTAACCTTTGATGGAGCACAGAATTTCGAAAAACCGCACGCTGTTGGCGGTCAGGTGCAGCGAATGATAATAATTAAAAGGCACTTGAAATCGATCGTACAGTATGATATAATACCAATGAGTTTATCGCTTTAACCACACCTGGATATATATATGAAAACATTAATTGCTTAACCTTCTCCTCTGAGAGGTCAGATGATCTTCTTCAGAGGCATACATATCCAGTATGTGGTCTGGAAGGCGCTCGGGTCGCTCTCCAGCGTTGCCCTATCCTCCTCCCAGGGGAGAAAGCTAAAAAATTAGCTACTATATATTATAATATTATAGCCTTTTCTTTGGCTTGCGTCAAGTATTATTTTGATAAGCCTGTGATTCAGACACTGGACATCAGACACAAAACTATAGACTCTATTTATGCAGGAAATTAGTGACATTTGGGAAACCATCCTCAAAACTTCACTCCCTGAATTTTTCCTAAGTATTACCTACAGAAGTATAGGCAGGTCTCTCAAGCCTTCATTCTTCTGCAATTTCTGCCCGCTTTAGTCTGAGGTCTGATGTCTATAGTCTACTGTCTGAATCACAGTTACTAAACCTGATAAAATACCAGAAATTTAAGTTCATCGGACAGCTCTGGCTGTTAGGTGCACGCAATGGTTAGGCGGAATATTTCGAGTTTCGGGATTAATTCCAGATATTTATTTTAATTAATGGTATAAATTTAATACATCATTGCTTTTTTCTTGAATATTTCAATTTCCTCGGGCTGAACAACTTCTGATGCATCATATACCGAACCAACAACTATTTTTGACACATTTAATGCAGATTTTAATTTTTCGCTTGAGATCCAATCATTTACCCAAAGTTTAGGATTTTCACCATTTACAATTTTGCATATTACTTCATTGCTAGAAAAGGATATTCCAACTGACTTTGGTTGTGTTATTCTTTGCAACCAGATTTCAAGATAGCCGTTATAGGGAACACGTGACATCTTATTATGTACTTTCGTCCATAATTTTGTTTTATCTCTTTGGGGAGCAAGTGCGATAAGATGGCTTAGAATACCAGCAATAGCAGGAAATGTATCTGGAGAAATAAAACCAATATCAACTGCAATTGCAACTTGTACTTCAAGATCATCTGGTGCTTCTGTTTGTTTTGTAATTTTTGTATGGAATTCACTCACTAAACGCCGTAACGTTCCACTATTCGGGAATTGCTGTCCAAATTTATGCAATCGTAAAAGTTGCTTCTGAATTGTCTTTGCATTATCAAGTCCTAAATCTTGTAAATCAATACCGGCCAATTTATCAGGTTTGATAGCCCCCTCAATGACATTTTTAGTAAGATACGTTTTTGAAACACCTACTTTCATCCCAACTGGTCTTAAATTGTCACTAATTATTTTAAGTATCTCTTCTGCACGTTCATCACTATTTGTAAATATCCTATAATCATCACGATATCGTAATATGCGAAAATCTGTCGAACCACATAAAGAGTCATTAATTTGTTTGTCTATAAAACCAAGGACGATCTCTGCCACAAAGTCCATTAAAACAGGGCCCTGTGAAATACCATTTGTTTGACCATATCGGCCCGCCCTTATATGTGAGTCAATTATATTCCCCAAAAGTGAATTATCATTTTTCTTCGCCTTAGCGGTTTTTATACCATGTAACGCCCATGAAATACTGTGGGTATAAAGAGATGCGTAGCAGTCAATTACGTCTGTATGAAGTAAGTGACTAAACTCCAAAGAATATATTAAAGATTGTTGCTCAACGCATTGCCACCAACTTGTAATTTGTTTAGCTACATCTTTTTGATCATCAAGTGACATGACAGGAGCGCTACAACAATAAACGACACCATCTTCAAATTCTGCTATCCTATTAGTGATAAACTTCCAATTATCTGGATCACATATAACATTTACCAATGAAACATAAATTACTGGATGTATAAGCTCAAGTGGCCTCCAAGCAAATTTGCCATCTTTGTTTGAGATGAAGCTATAGTTTACACCTGAATAATCATTGGGATTGGCAACTTTAAATTCTAAATAATGACGCCCATTTAGTATAGTATCAACATCAGATAAAATTTGATCAAAGCTAATGTAGTCTGGTATATCTGCGTTAAAATAACTACTTCCTTTTAAAAAGTGTTTTTTTGCTTCTTCATTTGTTAGGTCAATTAATCTTTTCATCTTAATTCCTTTTATTACATTTGGGGATCTTATTAGATATGATATTAAACTTTAAAATATGATGATATTTACCGCCTAACGATAAAGCTCACCTGCAGCAGGGAGAATTACTACTAAACTTTATAAGCACAATTACCCCTTTGAGATACTACAAAACTTTCAATCACGGCACAGCCCCCGCCGTCCGCTGCAACGATTTGTTAGACAAAATACTTCATACCTCCAATGTACCCTCACTAAAATCTATCTTTAATTTAAGTTCAACCAACGATTTTATCCCCAGCAACCCATCTACATAGCTTTTTGGCGGAAGATCATGAACAACAACCTCAACCTCTTTTATCCTCTTTCCCAGAACAACTATAGACTCCAGGGTAGCCAAAGGAGCTTTTTCCACTCCACTGGCAGTGATTA
The sequence above is a segment of the bacterium genome. Coding sequences within it:
- a CDS encoding retropepsin-like aspartic protease produces the protein MPKFRFNTKAPVIILSILLEGKSNSKQKIRMALDTGATYTMIPWKTAEILGLEPELSKERIEIITASGVEKAPLATLESIVVLGKRIKEVEVVVHDLPPKSYVDGLLGIKSLVELKLKIDFSEGTLEV
- a CDS encoding BrnT family toxin; translation: MLLFEWDPRKAIKNINVHGISFDEASTTFSDTLSLTIYDPLHSEQEDRFILIGNSVKHRVLVTVHTGREDKIRIISSRKATKNERKQYEENAKRSRYA
- a CDS encoding RNA-directed DNA polymerase — protein: MKRLIDLTNEEAKKHFLKGSSYFNADIPDYISFDQILSDVDTILNGRHYLEFKVANPNDYSGVNYSFISNKDGKFAWRPLELIHPVIYVSLVNVICDPDNWKFITNRIAEFEDGVVYCCSAPVMSLDDQKDVAKQITSWWQCVEQQSLIYSLEFSHLLHTDVIDCYASLYTHSISWALHGIKTAKAKKNDNSLLGNIIDSHIRAGRYGQTNGISQGPVLMDFVAEIVLGFIDKQINDSLCGSTDFRILRYRDDYRIFTNSDERAEEILKIISDNLRPVGMKVGVSKTYLTKNVIEGAIKPDKLAGIDLQDLGLDNAKTIQKQLLRLHKFGQQFPNSGTLRRLVSEFHTKITKQTEAPDDLEVQVAIAVDIGFISPDTFPAIAGILSHLIALAPQRDKTKLWTKVHNKMSRVPYNGYLEIWLQRITQPKSVGISFSSNEVICKIVNGENPKLWVNDWISSEKLKSALNVSKIVVGSVYDASEVVQPEEIEIFKKKAMMY